From the Telopea speciosissima isolate NSW1024214 ecotype Mountain lineage chromosome 9, Tspe_v1, whole genome shotgun sequence genome, the window aggataATGAGACCTTAACTCTCAAAACATTCTTTTGAATTATGAAGATAGATATAAATGAGGTGAATATagaaagataagaaaaaagaaccaaaaacttttgcaatccagatcctctactcgGCACTCGGCAGGACCGTGCAATCTAGACACAGTGAGGCATGTAGTGACCGCCTTGCCCCTGCCCAAACCCCTTAgcgagaagagagagagaagccaaTTCCATGACGAGTAGTAGGAAATGTCATAAAAAACGAGCTACCAATGACACCAATCTGAACGGGCCAAGCTGTGAGGAGTTCCATTGTCTCTTCTGATAGTGTTGGGTAGAAACAATTCACCACATTCTGATCAAATAGTGTAATAGCAGCAAAAACCAGAGTTGACATGAGAGCATGTAAGAAATCAATGAACTTAAGTTGCTATTCTGAAGCATCCTCAGGAGGAATTGTGATAGAATCATCGATGATCCACTCCACTATTCCATATCAAGGATTAAGTTTTCTTGCATGCAAATATCaactcttttattataatttggcaagttgataatcttagagaataatatttttttttggaaaaagcatggcctatgccagtactcccatgagtctctccttcctccccatatgaaaagacacatttgcccccttttttgaggagagagagagaaacatgggagtgttggcgtaagCCACACACCCAGACAGAAACTAGTTCACATTTTGTTTGCGAAGGAtagggtatgctagcggtatgcCGTATGCTAGCACAAtacgtgtctatctctctcttccaccctttgaaatgaaccttttcccatttttttttgagGAAGTTGCATTATTTCCTATACTTTTTTAAGACAGCAACGAGGTTCATGGTGTATATTATTGTTATTTGAGGAGTTTTGGTTCATGCACAAAATTTTATGCAtgaacttaaaacaactaaataaAGTTATTCGAGGAGTTTTGGTTCAAAGTGGAAATGGTTGGATACCAAAATAGCACTAGgagtaaaatggtcatttttgcaTTAAGTTTGAATATCAAATGTCATTGGATTTGAACGAAATTTTATATTCATGcacaaaataattaaataagacCATCCTAAGAGTTTTGGGTCAAATCTAGAAGATTCGAATATTGAAATCATGCCAAGAAAAATGTCCATGTTTGTCACATAATTGTCACAAGAGTCAGCTGGGCCCTGATCATCATCTTTGGAGAGTCCCCATCAAGGTGTTAAAATGCAGTATCTACAACGGCTTGAAATGACTGCTGTACtccctacaaaatgaaaaatctcccCTAATCAATTCCCCCATTCGCGTTGGCCCCACACTAGTGCAGGTGTCATGCGACGGGCCAGAGTTCTTTTTGCCTTCAAGTTTTTTGCTTATAGGAACCCTCTTTtgtctgctgatgtggcacttcaaaatcccacccctagcCTATCAAAAGTCCCACAAAATTGGTAGGATTTTGGATACTATTCATGGAAAAAATAACTTTACCTGAACATTTCTACTTGAATAAAAGCCCACCAATATGTGGGTCTtatcttcccaacaatcccatcccaccttcccctctaaacaaacgggccCTTAAGGAATTGAGTTGTTTGTCCATTGTGAAACTATAATTTATCCAGATATCCTCTATATAGGTTGAAAACTTGGCATATATGTTTGGCCAAGTAACCCTTATTCCCTCCAAAGTAATTATACACTCAAGGATGCTTGGGGAATGGTATGAATGGACACGTGAACAAGTATTATTTGAGAAATTAAAtatgacaaaaataaataaggaataAGTTTCGCtccacccaccatcctaggattcaTAAAtccttatagggttttaatatgttccCAAAAAGCCCTCCCAATACCTCCTCCTGCCCCGCACTGGGATCTGATTCAGTGTGGGTGtagggaaacttggtcctatAGATGGTTGCATTcatgcattcatgcatcatcaaGTTATAGTTTAACTACTTCTGGTACACAAACAagcaattcaaataaaataaaatttgagagCTTGtatctaggggtgtaaatgaatagtcaaaatccgtttccgtatccgtttagcactatccgaatccgtccgaaagctaaaaagatgcggatacggataggctatagctatccgaaaagctatatttacatgtaaatggataaaatatccgatctgtatccgtgtctgtatccgtttagcattatccgaatccgtcagatagctaatcggatgtggatgcggatatagcactatccgagccgaatccgatccgtttacaaccctaccTGTATCCCCTCCCTGCAGCTAACAACGCCACCTCATCTCACATCGTTTATGGGCTTTGGGGTCTACATCCCATGGATGATATGAGATGGGGTGGGGTGAGTAACTGGGGCGAGGTacctaattaaaaaaattgaaggctTACAATAATGGTTGGAACCGTTATTGATTGGAACTTATATTGTTAAGACTTATTTACTATAAAGATATTCCTTacccaaaaattttttttttactaaaaagaTATTCTTCATGTAATCATGCATGGACACATTAATCAATAACCAACTGATGTGGACCGTGACCGTGTAAGACAaatggtaattataaaaaagaaaaaagttctttgtgggggatgCAGGGGTCACATCCAGACACAGTGgagggcaaaatgactgccccccCTCCCCATGAAAAGCGAAAATCTCGCCTCCTTACAGCGTGCCctctcattggctgccatgCACATATGGCCCTTGTGCTCTCCCATATAAAAATTGATATCATTGCTATTATATAATACCATTTGTGTCCCCAACGAACAAAGAAGACCACCCTTATTGTGAAAAGGACACCAAGGACAAATTGGGTATGGTGATAGGCTCAATGTAACCAACTATGGTTACAAATATCAAACCCATTTACTAAATCAATAAGATCATCTACATACTTCTCACTCCGAGTCACTTATCTCCTTCAATAACTTATCATTTGTGGACGAAGAAAACGAGGTCTAACATGAAATATAAGAGCGGATCAAGTTAGCCAAGGAAACTTGCTATGAACCACCCTAGGTGGGGAGAGGGGGGTGGAGGGATGGTGTTGCAAAGAATCTGGATCAgttacccacatggggacgggtggggaaaGATCTGGACCCTCCGTAGGGGTGTGGgtcatggagggttcagatctatccccacccgtccccatgtgggtaacAGATCTGAACTCTATTGCAAACGCTAGCGATTGATCGAGGGTGGGTGATTGGAAAATAAcaagaaatctctctctctctcttgccatATGAACGCGTTGACTTATCATCATTATCCCTACGCAAATATTGGAATTGACCCTCCCATTAAACTATGGGATCGGTTCTAGTTAGAATTGAATTTTGGAACCAATTAGTAAATGAGACGGGTTGGTTCTAAAATGGGTCTCCCAATAGTTCCAGAATTGAAAGACCAAATTGGAATCACCAAGATCCGTTTAAAACTTGAATATAATCAAATATTTGGCATTGttgatttggattttcaaattttaaatgtATTGgtataaaaaattccattcgTATTTATGCCACTCTGAGCACTGTCATTGGTTGCCCATTCTGGTGCCGGGGCTACACAACCAAGAAGTGATCTCTTACAGTTATATTTTATAGGGGAATGTTTTCCTTCACCCCAGAGTAAAGGGTTCAGTCACGAATCTACCTTCATtaatactcccccccccccccgccccccatTTGTTggatgaccaaaatgcccttcatgGTTCCCAAGCACTCATCAAGTGCCATGATGGCATCTGTGGAGGAATTCCTTTTCAccatggcttaaggaaaacttgtTTCCTAACTTATATAAAGGTTATGTTGtgattacaaagaaaaatcaAGGGTTATGCGTCAAACAAACTCTTATATTTGAGCATTTAGAACTTTGAGGGCCCAAAACCGTTAAAGAacggatttggctcctgtcctgcagtggcaggagccggAGCATCTAGCCCAGCTAAACGAtaacaaaaacaggggtggggtggtcatttcacaggtgggtcctacctgggccccacatgtgaaatgactacccctTGGTTTTAGGTGGTTTCCatgggctggacgctccagctccctcTACTGCAGGACAAGAGCCAAATCCTTAAAGAACTAAAACTGAACCATCCCGTTttcaatttaacaaaaaaaaaaaaaaaaaaacaaaagaaggtaATGAGATCTTAACTCACAAAACATTCTTTTGAATTATGAAGATACATATAAATGAGGTGaatatagaaagaaaagaacaaagaacaaacaAGTTTTGAGATTAGGGAGAAGATAGAGGATTTCATGACGAGTAGTAGGAAATGTGACAAAAAACGCGCTACCAATGACACCAATCCCAACTGGCAAAGCTGTGAGGAGTTCCATTGTCTCTTCTGATGGTGTTGGGTAGAAACAATTGACCACATTCTGATCAAATAGTGTAATAGCAGCAAAAACCAGAGTTGACATGAAAGCATGTAAGAAATCAATGAACTTAAGTTGATATTCTGAAGCATCCTCAGGAGGAATTGTGATAGAATCATCGATGATCCATAATCCTCTTAAGGTTGCTATTCCATAATGGACTACTCCTTTATCATCTCTGAAACTATCTGTAAAGGATAATAGAAAGCATAACAGACCACAAAAGATCATAAGGCCTGCTGTCATGGATCGGCTGGCAACATCACAGTCACCTTTGTCACTGAAAATTGGAGATAGAAGTTGGAATACAAACACTGTCCCTGTAGGGAGGAGAATGGCTAAATTGGATAGACTTTGATATGTTAAGCTTATGGCCTTCATTATAAGGTTAGTCTGATCAGGGTCCGGTGTTGAACGTTGCCGGAGAAGTTGCCGACGTTGATGTTCATCATCATGAAGATGTGATTCTACATCCATGATCAATTTGGAGCTTGGTTTTCACAATTCTTTTGAGAGGGAGAGGTAAAGGGGTTGAGATGTATAAGTAatggggagaagagaagagaagctcaaaccatttttgtttttagttttgtgTTTTTGGGTAAACAGAAATGTGCAAAGCACGGCAacaatgtttttcttaattCCTGAGCTGACCTCATGACTTGTTACTTAACAAGCAATTTAACATAAAATGAATTTATTACTTCACTTAAGACTTATTTAATGTACTTTGATTTGCCTTGCAACAGTTTTAAGTTTTGTCTTGTTGTTATTATTAAGTAAGCTTGTGTGGCCATTTGCATCTCATTAGCTTTAATCTTTCAAACACTGGTCTAGATTGTGATGGAAATCTCCTTGTCCCTTAACCCTTGCCCTGcttcataaataaaatattatgtTCTTTGGATTGAATTATTTTATCGaatttcaatcttcttctttaataattTCTGTGAAAGATCCACTTCCATATCAAGGATTAAGTTTTCTTGCACGCAAATATCaactcttttattataatttggcaagttgataatcttagagaataatatttttttttggaaaaagcatggcctatgccagtactcccatgagtctctccttcctccccatataaaaagacacatttgcccccttttttgaggagagagatagaaacatgGAAGTGTTGGCGTAAGCCACACACCCAGACAGAAACTAATTCACATTTTGTTTGGGAAGGAtagggtatgctagcggtatgcCGTATGCTAGCACAAtacgtgtctatctctctcttccaccctttgaaatgaaccttttcccatttttttttaaggaagttGCATTATTTCctatagttttttattttttttaagacagCAACGAGGTTCATGGTGTATATTATTGTTATTTGAGGAGTTTTGGTTCATGCACAAAATTTTATGCAtgaacttaaaacaactaaataaAGTTATTCGAGGAGTTTTGGTTCAAAGTGGAAATGGTTGGATACCAAAATAGCACTAGgagtaaaatggtcatttttgcaTTAAGTGAATATCAAATGTCATTGGATTTGAACGAAATTTTATATTCATGcacaaaataattaaataagacCATCCTAAGAGTTTTGGGTCAAATCTAGAAGATTCGAATATTGAAATCATGCCAAGAAAAATGTCCATGTTTGTCACATAATTGTCACAGGAGTCAACTGGGCCCTGATCATCATCTTTGGAGAGTCCCCGTCAAGGTGTTAAAATGCAGTATCTACAACGGCTTGAAATGACTGCTGTACtccctacaaaatgaaaaatctcccCTAATCAATTCCCCTATTCACGTTGGCCCCACATTAGTGCAGGGGTCACGCGACGGGCCAGAGTTCTTTTTGCCTTCAAGTTTTTTGCTTATAGGAACCCTCTTTtgtctgctgatgtggcacttcaaaatcccacccctagcCTATCCAAAGTCCCACAAAATTGGTAGGACTTTGGATACTATTCATGGAAAAAGTAACTTTACCTAAACATTTCTACTTGAATAAAAGCCCACCAAAATGTGGGTCTtatcttcccaacaatcccattccaccttcccctctaaacaaacgggccCTTAAGGAATTGAGTTGTTTGTCCATTGTGAAACTGTAATTTATCCAGGTATCCTCTATATAGGTTGAAAACTTAGCATATATGTTTGGCCAAGTAACCCTTATTCCCTCCAAAGTAATTATACACTCAAGTATGCTTGGGGAATGGTATGAATGGACACGTAAACAAGTATTATTTGAGAAATTAAAtatgacaaaaataaataaggactAAGTTTCGCTCCACCCACaaaggacggttcacccaccatcctaggattcaTAAAtccttatagggttttaatatgttccCAAAAAGCCCTCCCAGACCTCCTCCTGCCCCACGGTGACTGGGATCTCATTCAGTGTGGGTGTAGGGAAACTTGGCCCTGTAGATGGtttgcattcatgcatcatcaaGTTATAGTTTAACCACTTCTGGTACACAAGCAAGAAATTCAAATACAATAAAAATTGAGAGTTTGtatctaggggtgtaaatgaatagtcaaaatccgttttcgtattcgtgtccgtatccgtttagcattttccgaatccgttcgaaagctaaacggatgtggatacggataggctatagctattcgaaaagctatatccgatccgtatccgtgtccctatctgtttagcactatccgaatctgtccgatagctaatcagatgcagatatagcactatccgagccgaatccgatccatttacaaccctaccTGTATCCCCTCCCTGCAGGTAACAACGCCACCTCATCTCACATCGTTTATGGGCTTTGGGGTCTACATCCCATGGATGATATGAGATGGGGTGGGGTGAGTAACTGGGGAGAGGTACCTGATTAAAAAATTGAAGGCTTACAATAATGGTTGGGACCGTTATTGATTGGAACTTATATTGTTAAGACTTATTTACTAAAAAGATATTCTTCATGTAATCATGCATGGACACATTAATCAATCACCAACTGATGTGGACCGTGACCGTGTAAGACAAATGGTaattataaaaaggaaaaaagctCTTTGTGGGGGATGCAGGGGTCACATCCAGACACAgtggggggcaaaatgactgccccccccctccccatgaaAAACGAAAATCTCGCCTCCTTACAGCGTGCCctctcattggctgccatgCATATATGGCCCTTGTGCTCTCCCATATAAAAATTGATATCATTGCTATTATATAATACCATTTGTGTCCCCAACGAACAAAGAAGACCACCCTTATTGTGAAAAGGACACCAAAGACAAATTGGGTGTGGTGATAGGCTCAATGTAACCAACTATGGTTACAAATATCAAACCCACTTACTAAATCAATAAGATCATCTACATACCTCTCACTCCGAGTCACTTATCTCCTTCAATAACTTATCATTTGTGGATGAAGAAAACGAGGTCTAACATGAAATATAAGAGCTGATCAAGTAAGCCAAGGAAACTTGCTATGAACCACACTAGGTGGGGAGAGGGGGGTGGAGGGATGGTGTTGCAAAGAAtctggatcagctacccacatggggatgggtggggatagatctggaccctccatgggggtgtgggtccGGTCCCCATGTGGGTCACAGATCTGAACTCTGTTGCAAATGCTAGCGATTGATTGAGGATGGGTGATTGGAAAATAAcaagaaatctctctctctctcttgccatATGAACGCGTTGACTTATCATCATTATCCCTATGCAAATATTGGAACTGACCCACCCATTAAACTATGGGATCGGTTCTAGTTAGAATTGAATTTTGGAACCAATTAGTAAATGAGACGGGTTGGTTCTAAAATGGGTCTCCCAGTAGTTCCAGAATTGAAAGGCCAAATTGGAATCAGCTGGAATTGGAATCACCAAGATCCGTTTAAAACTTGAATATAATCAAATATGTGGCATTGttgatttggattttcaaattttagatgTATTGgtataaaaaattccattcgTATTTATGCCACTCTGAGCACTCTCATTGGTTCCCCAtactggtgcaggggctacacaacCAAGAAGTGATCTCTTACCGTTATATTTTgtaggggaaagttttccttcaccccaGAGTAAAGGGTTCACTCACGAATCTACCTTCATtaatactccccccccccccccccccatttgttggatgaccaaaatacccttcatgGTTCCCAAGCACCCATCAAGCACAATGATGGCATCTGTGAAGGAATTCCTTTTCAccatggcttaaggaaaacttgtTTCCTAACTTATATAAAGGTTATGTTGTAATTACAAAGAAAGATCAAGGGTTATGCGTCAAACAAACACTTATATTTGAGTGTTTAGAACTTTGAGGGCCCAAAACCATTAAAGAACCAGAACTGAACCATCCGATTTTCaatttaacaaaaaagaaaaaaaaaagataatgagACCTTAACTCACATTCTTTTGAATTATGAAGATAGATATAAATGAGGTGAATATagaaagataagaaaaaagaacaaaaaacttttgcaatccagatcctctattgccaaGCTGTCCGGCAGTCCAGACACATTGAGGCGTGCAGTGACCGTCTTGCCCTTGCCCAAATGCCTTAGcgagaagagagagggaagcCAATTCCATGACGAGTAGTAGGAAATGTGACAAAAAATACGCTACCAATGACACCAATCCCAACTGGCAAAGCTGTGAGGAGTTCCATAGTCTCCTCTGATGGTGTTGGGTAGAAACAATTCACCACATTCTGATCAAATAGTGTAATAGCAGCAAAAACCAGAGTTGACATGAAAGCATGTAAGAAATCAATGAACTTAAGTTGATATTCTGAAGCATCCTCAGGAGGAACTGTGATAGAATCATCGATGATCCATAATCCTCTTAAGGTTGCTATTCCATAATGGACTACTCCTTTATCATCTCTGAAACTATCTGTAAAGGATAATAGAAAGCATAACAGACCACAAAAGATCACAAGGCCTGCTGTCATGGATCGGCTGGCAACATCACAGTCACCTTTGTCACTGAAGATTGGAGATAGAAGTTGGAATACAAACACTGTCCCTGTAGGGAGGAGATTGGCTAAATTGGATACACTTTGAAATGTTAAGCTTATGGCCTTCAGTAGAAGCTTAGTCCGATCAGGGTCCGGTGTTGAACGTCGCCGGAGGAGTGGCCGACGTTGATGTTCATCCATGATCAATTTGGAGCTTGGTTTTCACAATTCTTTTGGGAGGCAGAGGTAAAGGGCTTGAGATGTATTAGTAatggggagaagagaagagaagctcaaaccatttttgtgtttttgttttttttttttttttttttttggtaaacagaaATGTTCAAAGCACGGCaacattgtttttcttaattCCTGAGCTGAGCTCATGCCATGAGTTGTTACTTAACAAGCAATTTAACACAAAATGACTTTATTACTTCACTTAAGACTTATTTAATGTACTTTGATTTGCCTTGCAACAGTTTTAAGTTTCgtcttattgttttttttttttttttttggttaaaagggAGCTTATAtattagaaagggaaaaagttctttgtcggggagtgtggcctatgccagcactcccatgagtctatctctctcattcccatgtgaaaagacacctctgcccccttgttttaaggaggagagagatagacacatgggagtgctggcgtaggccgcactcccgtacagaaaactgctccCCTATCAGAAATTACCATAAAAAGATTATATTCTTGGGTACTTCTTCCCCTTAGCATCATTTTGCAATAAAAGAGAAAGTATCGTGGGGAGGGAGTCAACACAAAGCGAGACCTCCTGCGAGGAGTGCAAAAGACTGGCCAAAAAATCTACACAATTATTTCTACGTACACGTGTTTCTAAAATGCCAAAGAAAGCCAAGCGATTGCTAGTTACCCAGTCCAAGACTGCTCTATGTTTACCAGGGGCATTCATCCCCCTGGTATTCCACGCCCCAAACTTCATCATGAGGGCTGTGGAGAAGAGGAGCATCGCAACGGAGCGCCCCGGCTCGGACTCCGATCCCGTTCTCTAAGAGGGGAGGTAGCAGCCAGACCCTCCACCGCACATTCAGATGATTCCACTTGCTCCAAAGGTGCAAACCGATTAGGTTGAGTGGGAACATCCACATGAACCTGATTACCACCAACCTTAATCTTTGATGCAACAACATTTCCATTCATACTAACAACACAATCAGACTGGGAGCCCTTTGGCAAAGCCAGTGGCTTTTCAGAAGTAACAACCACCATATCATCAGATTTCTTACCCAATTTTAGTACAGACCCTGAACCAAGGGCCAAACCCGAGTCAAGAGATGGGCCACAGCCTAGAGAACTTTGACCATCAGAAACCATCTTCATCTTAAATGGCTGGGTGGTTACCACTACAGTTGATGATATGGCATTTGCACGGCCATTCAAAGGCAATTTAGGAGAAAAAGTCTCCACAATTGGTTTTGTAACCGTTGGTACTTTGGCACCACGTGGTAGAGAAACAACCGCCCCAAGCAACGATCCTGGTGCAGTCTTCTCCATCGCTGCAGGCGACTTAGAACCACCACCGCTGGCAAGCACCGTCTGAGTTTCAACATTACCTGTAAGACCAGTAACATCCAGTGGACGCTTTCCACGTGAAAGCCACCGGCTTGGAGTGATCCAAGGATCTTCAACTTGCATCGCATCTCCATTAGAACGCTCTTCTGAAACATTACGAGCAATAGCAGCAACAGTACAATCCTTATCAACATGGCCAAAAACACTACAAACCGAGCACAAAGGAGGGTGCCAATCATAATTAACGGACTGTTCAATGATAGTGCCATCATCCAACGCTATAGGAATAGTGGATGGCAAACCATCTACAGCTTTAAACGAGACACACAGCCGGGCAAAAGATATTCGTTCACGTAGCATTGTCCTACTGTCCACACAAATTGGGTGTCCTAAGACACTTGTTATTCTTCCCAATGACTGTGAACCCCTGAAGATTAAGGCCATAGAACCTAACGCACAAAGGCAACTCAGTCTCTTCCCTCTTGGTGAGTGAAACGTCAGGGGACCATGGCCGCAGTACCAATGGTCGTGAACCAAGGCTCCAAGGCCCCTCATCCAAAATTTGGTGACTAAGACCAACACCCTGAAAATCGAAAATAAGATCCCACTCTCAAGACCAAAGACTTCCACCGCACCCACATGACTCCATTTTTCATTAACAAAACGCTTCATAGATGTGAAGGTTGGCTTGGGGCCAAAAACGTAACCAACCAAAGCCGATTCCCATTGATCTTTCTCATCTGCCAAGTCATCCACAGTGCATTGTCCTACCTTCTTTCCATTGACAATTGCAGGTTCTACATAAGGCAATTCACTTCCTCCAACCTTAACTTTCTCACTGGGGAATAAACTTGCCCACGTACGTTGTCTAGGATTACGCTGCCCATTGCCCACTGAAGCAACAGGCGAAGACCTAGTGTTGTGGGCCACCGACAGTGAGACTCCGACGGCCATGAACAAAATCGAAAACATAAACCACTAACAGTTACAGAAGACTATTCGCAAACAGTTGCAGAGCACTATtcacattttaattttcgaagcatcttattgttattattaagtAAGCTTGTGTGTCCATTTGCATCTCATTAGCTTTAATCTTTCCAAACACTGGTCTAGATTGTGATGGTAATCTCCTTGTCCCTTAACCCTTGCATTGCTTCATAAATAAGTTATTATGTTCTTTGGATTATCTGGATTGAATTATTTTAAAGAACTTCGATCTTAgagaataatattttttttttggcaaaaagaatggcctatgccagtactcccatgagtctctctttcctcctcatatgaaaaaacACATTGGCCCCCttttttgaggaggagagagatagaaacttGGGattgttggcgtaggccacacacCCGACAGAAACTAGTTCACATTTTGTTTGGGAAGGAtagggtatgctagcggtatgcCATATGCTAGCACAAtacgtgtctatctctctcttccaccctttgaaatgactcccttacccctcaaagggaggaaaagagagataaccaaatagggtgctagcatatggtataccgctagcatacttagccttttcccattttttttaaggaagtTGCATTATTTCctatacttttttatttttcttaagacAGCGACGAGGTTTCATGGTGTATATTATTGTACATACATCACATGCTACATGCCTTACTTCATAACCACGATTGGTGATAAACtaataatcaaaagaaagagaagtttATAAAATTCTCTTCCCTTCATATTATTCCTATGTTTATTTGCTATAGGAGATCCTtttgttctttattattattcttttttctgGGCTAGTGACTTCTTACCATCTTCAAAATGTCTTAAaattatgggaagcagttttctgtatgggagtgtggcctacactagcactcctatgtgtctatctctctcctccttaaaataaaagggtagaggtgtcttttcacatagggaggagaaagatagactcatgggagtgttggcgtaggccacactcccggacagagaactttttccctgaAATTATTAACAAATCTCAACACCACACAATCACCAACTAAAGATAGGTTATGAATTTGTTTTCACAATCTTTTGAGTTATTTATTATGGACCTGGTACAAGATAAATTAAGACACAAGCAAACCTCAATCCTAATGGAGATTTTGTGATAATATCTACAGTCCTGGCATCCTcatccaaaaatcaaaatggcAGAGTGATCATCGAGCAACTCTTTATGG encodes:
- the LOC122640654 gene encoding protein DMP4-like produces the protein MDVESHLHDDEHQRRQLLRQRSTPDPDQTNLIMKAISLTYQSLSNLAILLPTGTVFVFQLLSPIFSDKGDCDVASRSMTAGLMIFCGLLCFLLSFTDSFRDDKGVVHYGIATLRGLWIIDDSITIPPEDASEYQLKFIDFLHAFMSTLVFAAITLFDQNVVNCFYPTPSEETMELLTALPVGIGVIGSAFFVTFPTTRHGIGFSLSSR
- the LOC122640831 gene encoding protein DMP4-like gives rise to the protein MDEHQRRPLLRRRSTPDPDRTKLLLKAISLTFQSVSNLANLLPTGTVFVFQLLSPIFSDKGDCDVASRSMTAGLVIFCGLLCFLLSFTDSFRDDKGVVHYGIATLRGLWIIDDSITVPPEDASEYQLKFIDFLHAFMSTLVFAAITLFDQNVVNCFYPTPSEETMELLTALPVGIGVIGSVFFVTFPTTRHGIGFPLSSR